TTGATTTTTTCACAGGGTAAATTATAATCTTTACTAGGGAACGTTGCTATTCTGTGGGGGCTAGCGTCCAGAACTGAGCTAGAAGTCTTTCCTTCATTTGGAGTGGTGTCTTTTTTTTGAGGTCCATATGTCATTGCCAAGAGAGTTGGATGGTAAGAGATTGTGTTGGAAATGCGAAGGGAGTGTTTCTATCCACGTGGCGCAGTGCCCCTATTGTAGTGCTTTTTTGCAAGATCCTCCCGTTTCGGGTAGTGCTTTTTCGTCCTGCCATCTTTCTCCGGAAGCTCCTCAGGAGAGTGGTTTGGAAGATTCTTCGGGTTTATTTTCTGTTTCATCGTCCGATTGGGATTCTGTGCTGTCTACGGAGAACAGAGGTTACTCTGAAGAACACTCCGCTCGTACGGATTCTGATAATAGGCCCGTAGACTGGAGAGAGGCGGTACCTTTCGTCATGACTACCGCTGGGTTAGGTTTAACGATGTTTTCCTTGCTTTTGTTTCTTTTTTCCAAGGACGGCGTGTTGACTTTGTCGTGGAACAAAAGCGCTATGATGTACTGTCTTTTGGTCGGAGCTCCTGTCTTGTATAAGGGATATAAGATGTTGTCTTCGGAGAAAAGTTTTTTTTAATAAGTTATTTTTCGTAAAAATCTCCTAATTCAAACTCTTCGTTCAGGGCTTCTTTAGCGGTCATGATGTCAAGAGTAGTGTCTTCCGAATTTTCTTTCTTGATAGAAGGTGTTTCATTTGTTCTTTGATTTTCCAGCTCTGAAGCAGTGAAGGCCTGGTTTTGTAAATCTTCTCCGTAAGAGAGGATGGTCCGTAGGTCTTCTTTGTTCAGCATGTGGAGAATATTAGAATCTTGGCTAACGATTACGCTATCTAGAAGTTTTGTTTTGGTTTCTATGAGAGCATTAATTCTCTCCTCTAGCGTATTTGTTGCCATTAGCTTGTATATAAAAACTTTATTTTTTTGTCCTATACGATGAACCCTATCTAGAGCTTGATTTTCTTTTGCTGGATTCCACCAACGGTCATACATTATCACTACGTTTCCTGCTGTCAAATTGATACCTGTGCCGGAGGCAAGTAATGATCCAACAAAAACCCGACAATTGGGATCAGAAGCAAAGGTTTCTATTTCTTCTTTTCGGTTTAGAGATTTTCCTTGAATGGAAGCATATTTTATACCTATTTCCTCCAAGTAGAGGCATATGATGCGAATCATGTTAATGTATTGAGAAAAAACAACTATTTTGTATCCGGAATCTAAAGCTTCATGGAGAATTTTCAAAAATAGGTCCCATTTCCCAGAAGTATGCTGTTTATAATCTTCTGGCTTTTTAAAAAAAACAGCTGGATGATCGCAAATTTGCTTAAGATGGTTAAGCAAGGCAAATATGTGAATGTAAGTCGAGGGGGTATTATCCTCACTTTCGAGCTTTTGAACATGGAAGGAGTCTCGTTTCAGCACGGAGGTGTAGAGAGCCTCTTGTTCTCTGGACAGAGCACAGGGAAGGGTATGGTCCATTTTTTCGGGTAAATCTGGGAGGACATGTTTTTTTGTTCTCCTAAGGATAAATGGGCGAGTTAATTTCAGAAGGGATTCTTTCATAGATAAGTCACTGTCTTTTCCTAATTTTTTGGAAAACATCTTTTTGAACATGGAATCTGAAGGCAGATAATTAGGAAGGATAGTGTCGATAAGCCCTTTAAATTCTAGGATATTGTTTTCAACGGGAGTTCCTGTTAATCCCAGTTTCATACGAGCGTTTAATCGAGCTAGGACCTTGTGGGTTTGACTATTTTTGTTTTTAGCCATGTGAATCTCGTCAAAAACTGCTACAGTGAAGTCTTTATCGAAAAACAATTGATAATTTTGCCGTAAAGTTCCGTAGGAGGTAAGGACCAGATCAACACCAGGCAAAGAAGAAGGTTTTTCAGGACCATGAAAAGAAGCTACGGATACATTTGGTAGATTAGATTTTAAAATATGTTCCCAGTGGGACAGCACACTTGTCGGACACACAACCAAAAATGAGGGGCAAGAGCCTTCTTCGCAGCCTGTCTGAAAAACAATATCTAGTAGGGCTACGGCTTGGTGAGTTTTTCCTAAACCCATTTCATCACATAATAGCCCAGACAATCGATGCCCGAACAAAAACCACAACCATAACAGCCCACTCTCTTGATAAGGACGTAATTTATGGTCTGTAGAAAACTTATCTGTCGGTAAGGGGGGAAGGCAGGAATCTTTGATTTGGGTTAGCTGTTGAAAAAATTGTAGATCATGATCTGCTGCCTGTACATTGGGAGACAAAACTAAAGAAGCTAAGGCGTCCAATTTAAAAATATCTGTTGCTGTCGCGGTAATGGAATTGGTTTTGGAAGAAAATTGCTTTGGTAGAAATTGAGCAAGAAACTGGAATAATAAATTATTTTCTAAATTTAAAAAGCCTGCACTGGAAACTAAAAAAGTTTTTTTCTTTTTTAAAGCTGATAAGACCTTGGTCAAAGGCACCTCACCTATATCTGTTTGTAAAGTAAGCTCGAGTTGGAGGGAACGGTCTTCCGTTGTTGACGAGATGCTGTTAACAATCAAATTATATTTTTTAGGCAGCTGTAATGAACTGTCCACCAGACGGAAAAAAGGTTGAGAGGGTACAACTTCTGTCATAAAATGCGGGATTTTGTCTGAAGGAACAATCCCTGCGTAAGAGCTTGCGGGCAATAATTCATCAGGAATAGGCGAAAATCCTTTGCCTTCACGGTACAAGTAGGAACCAAAAAGATGATAAGTTCCTTTGGGGGAACCTTCTAAAGTAGGAGTTAGCGTTAACTCTGATGTTTTTTCATCGAAGGAGGCCTCCAAGAACAATTTGTCGGTAAAGTTTTCAGAAGCGAAGAAGTTTCGTACTTTCACCAAAAGAGAAGCGTTTTCTTCTATGAATTTGTGCACATCTTTTGCTTCGATAGTAGTCCCATCTTGTACAGGAGTGGATAAAGTGAGTTTAGGAAAGAATCCGTACTTGGGAAAAAAGATCCACTGATCAAAAATGATTTCTGTAGTCTGAGGGTTGGCGTCATCTAATTGGTAGCGAAAGAGTAAAGTTCCTTGTGTCGTTACAGAATAAGATAACTCTCCAGGGCATTGACCTTCTTTGTGGACTGTGAAGCCTTGCGTAGTGATTTTGTCTCCATAAACGTTGAGAAAATGATCAACGTCACACGCTTTTATGAGAATATCTTTATCTCCCAGAGGCAATTCAGTAACAGTGACCAACCCCTTTCCGGGGGTATATAATAAAGTATTATTGATAACAAGTGCGTCTTTGAGGTCTCCTGGAGTTTTAAGGTAGGCATGTGCGATTAGGGAGGCATCTCTTAGAAACTGCATTTCGTAGTGAACAGTCAATGGCGTCTGCTCATAAGGTAAGACGGAAAAAAGTTGTTGTTTTAGCTGTTCAGGGAGAATTTCTAGTTTAGAAAGAGGCAAGGTTAACTGTTCATTAACAGGACGGATAACCCCCCCTTTACCTGGAAGATACTTTATTCTCCCGATAGGGATGTTAGAATGCTCTAAGATTTCTTCAGGAATGGGATCGTAATGCTTCCTGCAGTGTAGGACTACCGGATTTTCAGAGACTTGGATGTCGGACAAAATATAATTTTTTGGCCAGTAAGAAAGATTGGTTCTTTCAAACGAGATACTTTGAAAAATTTTATCTGCGAGGGGGCGAGAAAGTAAAGAACCTTTTAAGGACAAAAGAGGAGTATCTATGGAAAATTCAAAGGGTTGCTTGTCCGCGTCTTCCTGGAAGTTTAAAAGACTAGTTTTTAGTTGGTGCAAGTAGAAATGTTTGGCTAAAAAATAGTGAGGAGAAAGCGCGTAATCTATTTCTATCGATGTGTGTCCATCTTTCCATGCAGAGAGTTCTTGCTTAGAAAAAGCTTCTAGAAGTAGAGGTGTAAGAGAAGCTTCAGGGGATGTTTTGAGAATCTTGACTAAGAGGGCAAAGGAGTCAGGAGTGTTGCAAGATATGGAGAGGTTACAGGAAGGATCGCTAATAGTAAAAGTGTTGTTAGTTGTTGGAGCAACTTCTACAGAAGATTCAAAAAGGTGAAGGAACAATTGATTCCAAAAAGAACTTTCGAAGCTTTTATGCAAAGGCAAAAGAAAAGAAAGCTCTTCTAGTGCCAGATACGAGGCTAGAGGATGGAAACAATCTTCTCCATCAGGACAATTGCAATAAGCAAAGGTAAGGGTTTCAGGATTATCGAGTCCTAATTTTAGAAAAGATGTCCAAAAACCATCAGGAGATTCATCGGAAGGAAAATGTATTTCGTAACAATTTTTGACAAAATCAACAGTTACGTTACTTCTGTGTATTTCCAGTTGCTCATGAGCTTCGCGAGCATGAGCTAGCAAAGAATTTAAAATCATATGGCGTGTTTTTGAAAAATCTGTTGTTTCCCAAAGGATCTTGTTATAGGCATTTCATTACCAATTCGAGAGCAAGAATCACGTAGAAGAACACGGTGCCAGCGTGGCGTAAGTTCCATAATTTGTGGCAAATGTTGCCTATAGTCAAGCCTATGAGTGCCGGATAGCAAAATTGTAAAACAGGCAAAAGCAAACCACTTATGTTATCGAAATTCAATATAGATACTAGATAGGTAGGAACCAAAGTAATAACAACTGCTACGGAAAAAGGTGTGTTTTTGGGCAAGCAACTTCTTCGCATGAAGTCTGCAAAAATTCCTGTTAAAGCAATTTCTGTAGTCAAGCAAGCTATAAAAATCCCTAGAGTTGGAATGAACGCCTTGCTTCCTAGAGTGAGATGACAAATCCTTCCTAGACAATCTCCCTTAGGGAAATGTAGGAGCGCTCCCGAATGTCTAGAAGATAGCGCGGAGAATCCGACGTAAACCACAGCTAAAAAGAAGCTGGCTAAAAGGAACCCAAAGAAGATAGTTTTTTTAGATTTTTCTCCGATATTTTGAAATGCTAAAGGCGACTCGTCGGACGCATGCCCTGGATGGTTGTTTTGTCTTGATAATTCGCGCAAGGATACGATGAGAATGGAACTGAAGAAGAAAGAAGCAAGAAGATCCATAGTGTTGAAACCTTCTATCACACCCGATAAGAACGCTTGTGGACGAGATGGATGGAGGAGAGCAAGATCGGGAATATGAGATTCTTGCATTAACCCGCGTACCACGGTCCATCCTAAGGACAACAGCATAATGGGGGAGAAGATATATCCTAGCCAGGCCACAAGGTTAGATAATTTATTTGAGAACAAGAAGATAAGGATACAACATAACAGACTGAACCAAGGGAGTGAAGGAAGGAAGCTTGTTTTGACCGAAAAGGATGCTAGGGTGGAGTACGAGATAGCAATGGCTCTAGGGATTCCTCCGAAAGGTCCTATGAGGCACAGGATAGCAACAATAATGAACATCCCCGGAATCTTTCCTATGGACAGAAAAAATTTTTTATAGTCTCCAGAGTAAAGGAGAATGCTTATCAGGCCTAAGAGTGGGACGATGACTGCAGAAACGATCATACCAAAGCTTGCGCAAAGGTAATGAGGATAGTTAATTGCTCCAACAACGATAGGGAAAACGGTGTTGCCAGCACCGAAAAACATAGCGAAAACTGTGCCAGCAATAGATAAAAAAGAAATTGGCGCTGTTTGTTTTTTCTTTTTATTATTTTTGCTGGAAAATTTCATAAGATAAAATTCAAATTAGAGAAACGATTCACAGGGAAGTTTACTCTTTCTAAGTTTTAAAAACAAAGTAAAACAGGAGAGGAGAATAAATCAATCGGGTGTTTTTTGTTTTGATAAACAAGAACATATGGGACATGAAGACACTTGGTGGCCTTTCGCGGGACAGTATTTTCTAGCGAATAAGATCAATTGGAGGTGTAGCTTTCTAGAATTTTTTTGTCCAAAAAATTTTACCAAGTCTTTTTCCGCAGCAGTAGGAGTTTTTGCTTTAGTTATACCCCATCTTTGGGCTAGTCGGAGGATATGGGTGTCTACGGGAAACGTCTCCATGTTGTACAGCACACTTAGAAAAACGGAAGCTGTTTTTCGTCCGACTCCCGGGAGGGAGGTTAGCTCATCCAACGTCTTCGGTGGGTTGCCTTGATAGTTTCGGAGTAGACATCGACTCAAATCTAGCAGGTATGAAGCTTTTCTTTCCCCTAGTCCACAGGGTTTTATTAGGGCGTACAATTGCTCGAAACTCAAAGAGGACATGGTTTCGGGTGAGGGGGCTTTTAGAAAAAGTTGGGGAGTCACTGTATTGACAGCTTTGTCTGTTGAGTTTCCTGAAAGGAGAATAGCAACAAGAAATTGAAAGGGGGTCTCCCAACCGACAAGAGATGGCTGGGGATCAGGGAACAGTAGGGCGAGCTTGTCTAGGATCAATTTTTTTTTAGGTAATGACATAATTACTTGCCTATGCAGAACTGACTAAAGATTTCTCCCAGGATTTCTTCCGTAACTTCTTTCCCCGATAGGGTTCCGGTT
This sequence is a window from Chlamydiifrater volucris. Protein-coding genes within it:
- a CDS encoding phage holin family protein, which codes for MSLPRELDGKRLCWKCEGSVSIHVAQCPYCSAFLQDPPVSGSAFSSCHLSPEAPQESGLEDSSGLFSVSSSDWDSVLSTENRGYSEEHSARTDSDNRPVDWREAVPFVMTTAGLGLTMFSLLLFLFSKDGVLTLSWNKSAMMYCLLVGAPVLYKGYKMLSSEKSFF
- the brnQ gene encoding branched-chain amino acid transport system II carrier protein, whose product is MKFSSKNNKKKKQTAPISFLSIAGTVFAMFFGAGNTVFPIVVGAINYPHYLCASFGMIVSAVIVPLLGLISILLYSGDYKKFFLSIGKIPGMFIIVAILCLIGPFGGIPRAIAISYSTLASFSVKTSFLPSLPWFSLLCCILIFLFSNKLSNLVAWLGYIFSPIMLLSLGWTVVRGLMQESHIPDLALLHPSRPQAFLSGVIEGFNTMDLLASFFFSSILIVSLRELSRQNNHPGHASDESPLAFQNIGEKSKKTIFFGFLLASFFLAVVYVGFSALSSRHSGALLHFPKGDCLGRICHLTLGSKAFIPTLGIFIACLTTEIALTGIFADFMRRSCLPKNTPFSVAVVITLVPTYLVSILNFDNISGLLLPVLQFCYPALIGLTIGNICHKLWNLRHAGTVFFYVILALELVMKCL
- a CDS encoding endonuclease III domain-containing protein, which produces MSLPKKKLILDKLALLFPDPQPSLVGWETPFQFLVAILLSGNSTDKAVNTVTPQLFLKAPSPETMSSLSFEQLYALIKPCGLGERKASYLLDLSRCLLRNYQGNPPKTLDELTSLPGVGRKTASVFLSVLYNMETFPVDTHILRLAQRWGITKAKTPTAAEKDLVKFFGQKNSRKLHLQLILFARKYCPAKGHQVSSCPICSCLSKQKTPD